The Coccidioides posadasii str. Silveira chromosome 3, complete sequence genome contains a region encoding:
- a CDS encoding uncharacterized protein (EggNog:ENOG410PHSK~COG:S~BUSCO:10307at33183), translating into MATSETQTIRIGYVPEHYLAPLHLAARSAFSSLPFNVTLKAFPSGTGHMITSLRQNEIDIGIGLTEGWVAGLVGKEQVEKGPDVDGGYKVVGQWVETPLRWAIVTGRQRANIDSVDDLKGGRVGVSRLGSGSHIMSFVLAKQQNWPIPAPLTPVILGPFGSLRDGVTGKGPNESDAPHPTADFFMWEQFTTKPYFDATPATPSPPLKKIGEIFTPWPSWHIAASSSKFPNPENDPRLTQLMEALDHGIAAFEADTAHVVALLGTGELGCTYSKEDATEWLKDVRFVKGGTKGIRRDIIKNVVDILKNADVVPNEIGNDEAVRRVAGILREQ; encoded by the exons ATGGCGACATCCGAGACACAAACGATCAGAATTGGCTACGTGCCCG AGCATTATTTGGCTCCCCTCCACCTCGCTGCCCGATCCGCTTTCTCGTCCCTCCCATTCAATGTTACCCTTAAGGCCTTCCCCTCTGGCACCGGACATATGATAACTTCTTTACGGCAAAATGAGATAGATATTGGAATTGGTCTTACTGAGGGTTGGGTTGCCGGGTTGGTTGGAAAGGAGCAGGTTGAGAAAGGCCCTGATGTAGACGGGGGATATAAAGTGGTTGGGCAGTGGGTAGAGACGCCCTTGAGGTGGGCCATTGTCACGGGGAGACAGAGAGCGAACATTGACAGTGTGGATGATTTGAAAGGTGGAAGGGTGGGTGTGAGTCGATTGGGAAG cGGATCTCATATCATGTCCTTCGTTCTTGCGAAGCAGCAAAATTGGCCAATTCCCGCACCTCTTACTCCGGTTATCCTAGGTCCTTTCGGGTCACTCCGAGATGGAGTGACGGGGAAGGGTCCCAATGAGTCGGATGCTCCGCATCCTACTGCAGATTTCTTCATGTGGGAGCAATTCACCACCAAGCCGTATTTTGATGCCACTCCCGCCACTCCATCTCCTCCGCTAAAGAAAATCGGGGAGATATTTACACCATGGCCTTCATGGCATATTGCAGCGTCTTCCTCAAAATTTCCAAATCCCGAAAACGATCCTCGATTAACGCAACTCATGGAGGCTCTGGATCACGGCATTGCTGCATTTGAAGCCGATACAGCACATGTTGTTGCATTGTTGGGAACAGGAGAACTGGGATGCACTTATTCAAAAGAAGATGCTACTGAGTGGTTGAAAGACGTCAGGTTTGTCAAGGGAGGCACTAAGGGTATTCGAAGGGATATCATTAAGAACGTTGTTGATATTTTGAAGAATGCTGACGTTGTGCCAAATGAGATTGGCAACGATGAGGCTGTGAGAAGAGTTGCTGGTATCCTTCGAGAGCAGTAG